In one Lycorma delicatula isolate Av1 chromosome 5, ASM4794821v1, whole genome shotgun sequence genomic region, the following are encoded:
- the LOC142324724 gene encoding uncharacterized protein LOC142324724, translating into MFVYYYITRSCEIIFKMPCYAVAKGKKIGVYDSWEKCKEQIQGFRGARYKKFNTHKEAEDFINEVNDKNVISKSKTIDASSTESNADIDFSIKKVIPDLKFNYFSSVESKYADKAFPITKVSPSNTIMNDLSNRISVLESKLSNFMDHVNSSLISINKRLSILEEKKVISNQILKLENKHEEIGSDSKEKKGVKRKAEVKEEVDVEGIENYDDVLLDDDDDLLNSIKKDGNAETDKTKPKLKDTKLSKCKIIDETDGYYGIGQCIFNSRGFLINPFGAVVVYTDGACSNNGRPDAKAGIGVWFNFNHPLNVSAPVRGRATNNNAEIQAATAAILQASTAGIRHLHIYTDSHFLINCITNWIYKWKKNNWTNATGRPVINKVELVELDNSINAFMDSVIWTYVKGHSGDVGNTAADELARQGALEYKPE; encoded by the exons atgtttgtttattactatATAACAAGATCCtgtgagattatttttaaaatgccatGTTATGCTGTTGCAAAGGGGAAAAAGATTGGCGTATATGACTCATG GGAAAAATGTAAAGAACAGATACAAGGTTTTCGAGGTGCacgttacaaaaaatttaacactcATAAAGAAGCAGAAGACTTCATAAATgaagttaatgataaaaatgtaatatcgaAATCAAAAACAATCGATGCTTCGTCTACTGAAAGTAATGCTGACatagatttttcaataaaaaaagtaataccagatttaaaatttaattatttttcctcagTTGAAAGCAAGTATGCCGATAAAGCTTTTCCAATTACAAAAGTATCTCCATCAAATActataatgaatgatttaagtAATCGTATCAGCGTGTTAGaatcaaaattatcaaattttatggaTCATGTAAATTCTAGTCTAATAAGCATTAATAAACGATTatcaattttagaagaaaaaaaggtCATTAGTAATCAGATTTTAAAGTTAGAGAACAAACATGAAGAAATAGGAAgtgattcaaaagaaaaaaagggagtTAAaag gaaagctGAAGTTAAAGAGGAGGTTGATGTTGAAGGTATTGAAAATTATGATGATGTTCTTTTAGACGATGATGATGATTTgcttaattccattaaaaaagaTGGTAATGCTGAAACAGATAAAACTAAACCGAAGctaaaagatacaaaattatcaaaatgtaaaataattgatgAGACTGATGGTTATTATGGTATTGGTCAGTGTATTTTTAACAGTAGaggatttttaattaatccatttgGAGCAGttgttgtatacactgatggtgCATGTAGTAATAATGGAAGGCCAGATGCCAAAGCTGGAATTGgagtttggtttaattttaatcacCCGCT CAATGTATCAGCACCAGTTCGAGGAAGAGCAACTAATAACAATGCTGAAATACAAGCTGCAACTGCTGCTATTTTGCAGGCATCTACTGCtg GTATTCGTCATCTTCATATTTATACAGATTCACACTTTTTAATAAACTGCATTACAAATTGgatttataaatggaaaaaaaataattggacaaATGCCACTGGAAGACCTGTGATAAATAAAGTAGAGCTTGTTGAACTAGATAACAGTATTAATGCATTTATGGATTCTGTTATTTGG aCTTATGTAAAGGGACACAGTGGTGATGTTGGTAATACTGCAGCTGATGAATTAGCAAGACAAGGAGCTTTGGAATATAAACCAGAATAA